ATTATCCGTACTTTTGGTGGTTATCCTGATGGGATTGCTTTTGCTGTACTGTTAATGAATATGACTGTACCATTGATTGATGTTTATACACAACCTAAGGTATTTGGGCAATAATGTTTCGTGCTATTTTAAAGTCAGGATCTCTATTATTTGTATTCACAGTAGTGAGTATATTTTTTGTTTCGCTTACAGAAATCAAGACTAAGGATATTATTATTTATAATGAAAAGCAATTACTAATCCAACGTTTAGGTGAATTGGTTAGTGGTTATAGTAATGATATACTAGCAGATAAATATTCTAAAACACTTAAATTACATGGTGTAGTACAAAAAATTAATATTTATCCAGTAAAAAAGAACCATAAGATATTTTCCTATTTGATTGAACACACTTATCCTAATGGTTATAATGGGGATATTCGTTTATTAACAGGTGTTGGTATTGACAAAAAGCTCCTGGGTGTCCGTGTTATAATGCATAAAGAAACCCCAGGTTTAGGTGATAAAATAGAGCTGAAGAAATCAAATTGGATTGAACAATTTTTTGGTCTTTCCCTTTTAAATCCAGTTAAGAAAAATTGGAAAGTAAAACGAGATGGTGGTATATTTGACACCTTTACTGGTGCAACTATCACCCCACGTGCCATTGTTACTGCAACTTATCAAGTCTTAGAATTACTAAATGAACCTTGTGTACTTAGCAAAAAATCATGCAATTAAAAGATTTTGATTTTGATTTACCAGCTTCTCTTATTGCTCAGTATCCACCTAAAAACAGAACAGATTCACGACTTTTGATCAAAAGATCAAGCATTATAGATGTACAATTTACCCAAATTGGTGATTTTTTTCAATCAGGTGACTTATTGATAATGAATAATACAAAAGTTATTCCTGCACGCTTATTTGGAACAAAAGAAACGGGTGGTAAAGTTGAAATTATGATTGAACGTATCTTGGATGAAAACCGAGTACTTGCAATGATTAAAGCTAGTAGAGCACCTAAGATTGGTAATTGTATTTTCTTAGAAAACGATGTTAATATAATAGTATCTCAAAAAGATAATGGTTTTTATATACTGACATTTGAAACCGACTCCTTGTTTGATGTGCTTAATAATATCGGCCATATTCCACTACCTCATTATATTAAAAGAACAGATAATATACAAGATTTAAGTCGTTATCAAACTGTTTATGCACAAAAAGACGGTGCAGTGGCAGCTCCAACAGCAGGTCTACATTTTGATGATAGTTTATTAGCACAATTAAAAATACAAGGCATAGATCATTTATTTGTTACATTACATATTGGTTCAGGTACATTTACTCCTATTAGAACTGATAATATTAAAAACCATATAATGCATAGTGAAATGTTTGAAATTAGCCAAGTAACTGTTGATAGAATTAATCTAACTAAAGCAAATGGTGGACGTATTATTGCAGTTGGAACAACTACTGTAAGGGTTTTAGAGTCTAGTATGAAAAATGGTAAACTTATTGCCCAGAGTGGTGAGACTGATATTTTTATCTACCCCAGTTATCAGTTTAGAATTGTGGATAGTTTGATTACTAATTTTCATTTACCAAAATCTTCATTATTAATGTTAGTAAGTGCTTTTATCGGACGTGATAAAATGCTTGATCTTTATCAACATGCTATTGAGCAAAAATATAAATTTCTCTCTTATGGCGATGCCATGCTTTTGGAAAAAAATAATGATTTATGAAAATATATGAATTACTCTAGGAATTTAATTTAGTGAAACCTATTAGGTTAAGGTATATACTAAATAATTTAGTGAATGAAAAAGCTGATGTGTTTTAGAATTGTTGATATTCTTAAGAAGTTAATATTAAGTTATTTTCATGTTGATAGAATTATCATTATCTAT
This sequence is a window from Candidatus Vesicomyosocius sp. SY067_SCS001. Protein-coding genes within it:
- a CDS encoding RnfABCDGE type electron transport complex subunit G produces the protein MFRAILKSGSLLFVFTVVSIFFVSLTEIKTKDIIIYNEKQLLIQRLGELVSGYSNDILADKYSKTLKLHGVVQKINIYPVKKNHKIFSYLIEHTYPNGYNGDIRLLTGVGIDKKLLGVRVIMHKETPGLGDKIELKKSNWIEQFFGLSLLNPVKKNWKVKRDGGIFDTFTGATITPRAIVTATYQVLELLNEPCVLSKKSCN
- the queA gene encoding tRNA preQ1(34) S-adenosylmethionine ribosyltransferase-isomerase QueA, whose product is MQLKDFDFDLPASLIAQYPPKNRTDSRLLIKRSSIIDVQFTQIGDFFQSGDLLIMNNTKVIPARLFGTKETGGKVEIMIERILDENRVLAMIKASRAPKIGNCIFLENDVNIIVSQKDNGFYILTFETDSLFDVLNNIGHIPLPHYIKRTDNIQDLSRYQTVYAQKDGAVAAPTAGLHFDDSLLAQLKIQGIDHLFVTLHIGSGTFTPIRTDNIKNHIMHSEMFEISQVTVDRINLTKANGGRIIAVGTTTVRVLESSMKNGKLIAQSGETDIFIYPSYQFRIVDSLITNFHLPKSSLLMLVSAFIGRDKMLDLYQHAIEQKYKFLSYGDAMLLEKNNDL